Proteins encoded by one window of Halorubrum ruber:
- a CDS encoding 30S ribosomal protein S6e — translation MAEFKVVVADPETGETFQREVDGQDANRFLGRELGDEIGGDAVGLSDHTIELTGGSDETGRPMREDVSGTRLKELLLEGGVGFEPSREGERKRITVRGREIDDDVAQINASVVDGDGDVAAALGEGDADDDADE, via the coding sequence ATGGCCGAATTCAAAGTCGTCGTCGCCGACCCCGAGACCGGCGAGACGTTCCAGCGAGAGGTCGACGGACAGGACGCCAACCGATTCCTCGGTCGCGAACTCGGCGACGAGATCGGCGGCGACGCGGTCGGGCTCTCCGATCACACCATCGAACTCACCGGCGGCTCCGACGAGACCGGGCGCCCGATGCGGGAGGACGTCTCCGGCACGCGCCTGAAGGAGCTCCTCTTAGAGGGCGGCGTCGGCTTCGAGCCGTCCCGCGAGGGCGAGCGCAAGCGCATCACCGTCCGCGGTCGCGAGATCGACGACGACGTCGCGCAGATCAACGCGAGTGTCGTCGACGGCGACGGCGACGTTGCGGCCGCGCTCGGCGAGGGCGACGCGGACGACGACGCCGACGAGTAA
- a CDS encoding lipoate--protein ligase family protein — protein sequence MRVYRGEFETPAADREPTADLLASAADGVPAVRVAAPPRQVAFGRRDVRESGFEAAKRAAEEAGFPPVERDVGGRAVAYTGSTLSFGVAVPTGDGRGSIDSRYETATETLRDALRDLGADVVRGEPPDAFCPGDHSLRVAGGERTADGAATEGAERVVVGGKVAGLAQRVRADATLVAGVLVVSADDPEPIARVTEPVYDALDVPFDPESVGSVADAGGPDDSEAVARAVEAAFVDGPWGDGEREIVRVDGADA from the coding sequence ATGCGCGTGTACAGGGGTGAGTTCGAGACGCCCGCCGCGGACCGCGAGCCGACGGCGGACCTCCTCGCGTCGGCCGCTGACGGCGTCCCGGCCGTGCGCGTGGCCGCGCCGCCGCGGCAGGTCGCGTTCGGTCGGCGCGACGTCCGCGAGTCCGGGTTCGAGGCGGCGAAGCGGGCGGCCGAGGAGGCGGGGTTTCCGCCCGTCGAGCGCGACGTCGGCGGGCGCGCGGTCGCGTACACGGGGTCGACGCTCTCGTTCGGCGTCGCGGTGCCGACGGGCGACGGGCGCGGGTCGATCGACTCGCGGTACGAGACCGCGACCGAGACGCTCCGCGACGCGCTCCGTGACCTGGGCGCCGACGTAGTCCGGGGGGAGCCGCCGGACGCCTTCTGTCCCGGCGACCACTCGCTTCGGGTCGCAGGCGGGGAGCGCACCGCGGACGGCGCGGCGACCGAGGGCGCAGAGCGCGTCGTCGTCGGCGGCAAGGTCGCGGGCCTCGCCCAGCGCGTCCGGGCCGACGCGACGCTCGTCGCGGGCGTCCTCGTCGTCTCGGCCGACGATCCTGAGCCGATCGCGCGGGTCACCGAGCCCGTCTACGACGCGCTCGACGTGCCGTTCGATCCGGAGTCGGTCGGGAGCGTCGCCGACGCGGGCGGCCCGGACGACTCGGAGGCCGTCGCCCGCGCGGTCGAGGCCGCGTTCGTCGACGGGCCGTGGGGCGACGGCGAGCGCGAGATCGTCCGCGTCGACGGGGCAGACGCCTGA
- a CDS encoding histidine kinase N-terminal 7TM domain-containing protein: MSDLGALPVQAYLTACLLAGVIGLWLGRVAWRERDEPGGIEVALYLLCGGGVSLLYALRVAAPGEVAMTVAFNLATPLMGALPVLWMLFAFAFTGHDRWRTENRIVALATPAFVWVLLAWSSGTHGLARRSVAPVVDGPFTLLGYGLGPVGGAFVLLAYGLCIAGVLLVVDLYERTGNRYRLQTFVVLLGTLFPFLAGIATFVDVGSYAHLSWLPTAFVIHGVFLYGTVFWLGTLDAAVVARDTAVEVMQDPVIVSGSDGRIRDLNPAAEAILPPDAVGSSLSEAFPRLEGGDEHPIAIGDRQFDIQENPITDPRGTDRGHVFLLRDVTARERRQTELERREAELERQNERLEEFAGVVSHDLRNPLAAASAAVELARQRGDDPDGALERAANAHQRMDDMIEGLLALATAGETVDDLDRVSLDATARRVWSRLETADATLTVEADATVLADRDRLEQLLSNLFRNAIEHAGEDVAVTVSVATDGDGVALAVGDDGPGIPPAERERVTERGVSLGDGTGLGLAIVGDIVEAHGWTLSVAESDAGGAEFVIEGMEAAES; the protein is encoded by the coding sequence ATGAGCGACCTCGGCGCGCTGCCGGTCCAAGCGTACCTGACCGCCTGCCTGCTGGCGGGTGTCATCGGGCTCTGGCTCGGCCGGGTCGCGTGGCGCGAGCGCGACGAGCCCGGGGGGATCGAGGTCGCCCTCTACCTGCTGTGCGGGGGCGGCGTCTCCCTCCTGTACGCGCTCCGCGTCGCCGCGCCCGGCGAGGTCGCGATGACGGTCGCGTTCAACCTGGCGACGCCGCTCATGGGGGCGTTACCCGTCCTCTGGATGCTCTTCGCCTTCGCGTTCACCGGGCACGACCGCTGGCGGACGGAGAACCGGATCGTCGCGCTCGCGACCCCCGCGTTCGTCTGGGTGCTGCTCGCGTGGTCGAGCGGCACCCACGGGCTCGCGCGGCGCTCGGTGGCGCCCGTGGTCGACGGGCCGTTCACCCTGCTCGGCTACGGGCTCGGCCCCGTCGGGGGCGCGTTCGTCCTCCTCGCGTACGGGCTGTGCATCGCCGGCGTCCTCCTCGTCGTCGACCTCTACGAGCGGACCGGGAACCGCTACCGGCTCCAGACGTTCGTCGTGCTGCTCGGCACGCTGTTCCCGTTCCTGGCGGGGATCGCGACGTTCGTCGACGTCGGGAGCTACGCGCACCTCTCGTGGCTCCCGACGGCGTTCGTGATCCACGGCGTGTTCCTCTACGGCACCGTCTTCTGGCTCGGTACCCTCGACGCCGCTGTCGTCGCGCGCGACACCGCCGTCGAGGTGATGCAAGACCCCGTCATCGTCTCCGGCTCGGACGGCCGCATCCGCGACCTGAACCCCGCCGCCGAGGCGATCCTCCCGCCGGACGCGGTCGGCTCGTCGCTGTCGGAGGCGTTCCCCCGCCTGGAGGGTGGCGACGAACACCCGATCGCCATCGGCGACCGGCAGTTCGACATCCAGGAGAACCCGATAACCGACCCGCGCGGGACCGACCGCGGGCACGTGTTCCTGCTGCGCGACGTGACCGCGAGAGAGCGGCGACAGACCGAACTCGAACGCCGGGAGGCCGAACTCGAACGCCAGAACGAGCGGTTAGAGGAGTTCGCCGGCGTCGTCTCGCACGACCTGCGGAACCCCCTCGCCGCCGCGTCCGCGGCCGTCGAACTGGCCCGCCAGCGCGGCGACGACCCGGACGGCGCCTTGGAGCGGGCGGCGAACGCCCACCAGCGGATGGACGACATGATCGAGGGCCTCCTCGCGCTGGCGACGGCGGGGGAGACGGTCGACGACCTCGACCGCGTCTCGCTGGACGCGACGGCCAGGCGGGTCTGGTCGCGGCTGGAGACCGCGGACGCGACGCTGACCGTCGAGGCCGACGCGACCGTGCTGGCCGACCGCGACCGCCTCGAACAGCTGCTCTCGAACCTGTTCCGTAACGCGATCGAGCACGCTGGCGAGGATGTCGCCGTCACCGTCAGCGTCGCGACCGACGGCGACGGGGTCGCGCTCGCGGTGGGCGACGACGGCCCCGGGATCCCGCCCGCTGAGCGCGAGCGCGTCACCGAGCGCGGCGTGTCGCTCGGCGACGGTACCGGGCTGGGGCTCGCCATCGTCGGCGACATCGTCGAGGCGCACGGGTGGACGCTCTCGGTCGCCGAGTCCGACGCCGGCGGCGCGGAGTTCGTCATCGAGGGGATGGAGGCGGCGGAGTCGTGA
- a CDS encoding PaaI family thioesterase, which produces MDRTEIAAMDPLPDGATEFVRRKLEDDHGYLSWLNTEVETIERGRVVLSIPFDDKLTNADGRTIHGGVAATLIDTAGGVAQRTTFEDPLDGGVATVNLNANYLRPANGDLRAEAKVVRAGGSIGVSEMTVTTTGNRGEGAAGDDESDADRSEVVVGQGSFRLFRE; this is translated from the coding sequence ATGGACCGCACGGAGATCGCGGCGATGGACCCGCTCCCGGACGGGGCGACGGAGTTCGTCAGGCGGAAGTTAGAGGACGACCACGGCTACCTCTCGTGGCTGAACACGGAGGTAGAGACGATCGAACGCGGCCGGGTCGTGCTCTCGATACCCTTCGACGACAAGCTGACGAACGCGGACGGCCGGACGATCCACGGCGGCGTCGCGGCGACGCTTATCGACACCGCGGGCGGCGTCGCCCAGCGTACGACGTTCGAGGACCCGCTTGACGGCGGCGTCGCGACGGTGAACCTCAACGCGAACTACCTCCGCCCCGCGAACGGCGACCTCCGCGCGGAGGCCAAGGTGGTGCGGGCCGGGGGATCGATCGGCGTCAGCGAGATGACTGTCACCACCACCGGAAACCGGGGCGAGGGAGCCGCGGGAGACGACGAGAGCGACGCCGACCGCTCGGAGGTCGTCGTCGGTCAGGGGTCGTTCCGGCTGTTCCGCGAGTAG
- a CDS encoding molybdopterin biosynthesis protein codes for MSDRKEFRDLATPEAAREAIASLDLSPAPETVPLREARGRVLAERVDADIDVPGFDRASMDGYAVRARDTFGADEADPAELDLVGAVHAGAAPDVTVEPGTCAEISTGAVMPDGADAVVMVERTDEVGGGGDGDEGSARIAVRTSVAPGDHVMTAGTDIAAGARALGPGTRLTPREIGLLSALGVDEVPVRGRPRVGIVSTGDELVRPGEELDPSRGEIYDVNSTTIAAGVEEAGGEPVLYPHAGDDYDEMERLLRRAADECDLVLSSGSTSASAVDVIYRVIEARGELLLHGVAVKPGKPMLIGRLDRTEEADDSRGSESAYVGLPGYPVSALTIFRTFVAPAIREAAGQPEPATATVEGRMGVEERYAEGRLRLMPVGLLDLGADARDAGDDRPLVYPVDKGSGATTSLVEADGVVAVDPDTEYLDVGETVSVDLFSPDVRPPTLLGVGEDDPALNRLLDRLDNPRYLPVGSREGLRRLRDGVPDVAVTAGPTDRDVDAAELGGWTREWGLVVPDGNPEGIEGIADLIDRDLRFRNRPTVSGLRRSLDAALDDLAAERDADRRELAEDIDGYERTAKAFESPARAVAASDADAGLGLRETAERLGCGFVSLGEQSVVVRAAADRVDRGPVAALAAELGGDDDADATADGAALDAILADLPGYSRNSRNDP; via the coding sequence ATGAGCGACCGCAAGGAGTTCCGCGACCTCGCGACCCCCGAGGCCGCCCGCGAGGCGATCGCGTCGCTCGACCTCTCTCCGGCGCCGGAGACGGTCCCGCTGCGCGAGGCCCGCGGGCGCGTCCTCGCCGAGCGCGTCGACGCCGACATCGACGTGCCGGGCTTCGACCGCGCCTCGATGGACGGGTACGCGGTGCGGGCGCGCGACACCTTCGGCGCGGACGAGGCCGACCCCGCCGAGCTCGACCTCGTCGGCGCGGTCCACGCGGGCGCCGCGCCCGACGTGACGGTCGAACCGGGGACGTGCGCCGAGATCTCCACGGGCGCGGTGATGCCCGACGGCGCGGACGCGGTCGTGATGGTCGAGCGCACCGACGAGGTCGGCGGGGGCGGCGACGGTGACGAGGGTTCCGCCCGGATCGCGGTCCGAACCTCGGTCGCCCCGGGCGACCACGTGATGACCGCCGGGACCGACATCGCGGCCGGCGCCCGCGCGCTCGGTCCGGGCACGCGGCTCACGCCCCGCGAGATCGGGCTGCTGTCGGCGCTCGGCGTCGACGAGGTCCCGGTCAGGGGACGGCCGCGCGTCGGCATCGTCTCGACCGGTGACGAGCTGGTCCGACCCGGGGAAGAGCTCGACCCCTCGCGCGGCGAGATCTACGACGTGAACTCGACGACGATCGCCGCGGGCGTCGAGGAGGCGGGCGGCGAGCCGGTGCTGTACCCGCACGCCGGCGACGACTACGACGAGATGGAGCGCCTGCTCCGCCGCGCGGCCGACGAGTGCGACCTCGTGCTCTCCTCGGGGTCGACCTCGGCGAGCGCGGTCGACGTCATCTACCGCGTGATCGAGGCGCGCGGCGAGCTGCTTCTCCACGGCGTCGCGGTCAAGCCCGGCAAGCCGATGCTGATCGGGCGGCTCGACCGTACCGAAGAGGCTGACGACTCCCGGGGAAGCGAGTCCGCCTACGTCGGCCTCCCCGGCTACCCGGTGTCCGCGCTCACGATCTTCCGGACGTTCGTCGCGCCCGCGATCCGCGAGGCGGCCGGGCAGCCGGAGCCGGCAACGGCGACCGTCGAGGGCCGGATGGGCGTCGAGGAGCGGTACGCCGAGGGGCGGCTGCGGCTGATGCCGGTCGGCCTGCTTGACCTCGGCGCGGACGCGCGGGACGCGGGCGACGACCGCCCGCTCGTCTACCCGGTCGACAAGGGCTCCGGCGCGACGACGAGCCTCGTCGAGGCGGACGGCGTCGTCGCGGTCGACCCCGACACCGAGTACCTCGACGTCGGCGAGACGGTCTCTGTCGACCTGTTCTCGCCCGACGTGCGCCCGCCGACGCTGCTCGGCGTCGGCGAGGACGACCCCGCGCTCAACCGCCTGCTCGACCGGCTCGACAACCCTCGTTACCTCCCGGTCGGCTCGCGCGAAGGCCTCCGGCGGCTCCGCGACGGCGTCCCGGACGTGGCCGTGACCGCGGGGCCGACCGACCGCGACGTCGACGCCGCGGAGCTCGGCGGCTGGACCCGCGAGTGGGGGCTCGTCGTCCCCGACGGGAACCCCGAGGGAATCGAAGGAATCGCGGACCTGATCGACCGCGACCTCCGCTTCCGGAACCGGCCGACCGTCTCGGGGCTCCGCCGGAGCCTCGACGCCGCGCTCGACGACCTCGCGGCCGAGCGCGACGCCGACCGCCGCGAACTCGCCGAGGATATCGACGGCTACGAGCGGACTGCGAAGGCGTTCGAGAGCCCGGCCCGCGCCGTCGCCGCCAGCGACGCGGACGCCGGCCTCGGCCTCCGCGAGACGGCCGAGCGGCTGGGCTGCGGGTTCGTCTCGCTGGGCGAGCAGTCGGTCGTCGTGCGCGCCGCCGCGGACCGCGTCGACCGCGGGCCGGTCGCTGCGCTGGCGGCGGAACTCGGCGGTGACGACGACGCAGACGCGACTGCGGACGGTGCGGCCCTCGATGCGATCCTCGCCGACCTCCCGGGCTACTCGCGGAACAGCCGGAACGACCCCTGA
- the glp gene encoding molybdopterin molybdotransferase MoeA, giving the protein MSHDRRESGFKRRTRVADARATLLDAVTPLDRTESVPVEAADGRVVAEPIDAPAPVPGYDRAAMDGYAVRASDTFGAGDRSPAVLAAKPAESDAVAPGEAERVHTGSAVPEGADAVVMIEQVEEVGDDVEVFDAVATGENVGEAGEDVSDGQRLYEPGHVLRPSDLGLLRSVGLDSVTVHEPPEVAVIPTGEELVESDPGPGEVIETNGLTVSRLVERWGGEARYRDVVTDDPDALREAVAADLDADVVVTTGGSSVGERDLIPEVVDGLGEVLVHGVALKPGHPVCLGQAEGTPIVSLPGYPVACIVNAAQFLRPALKRAGGTEAEPFPTRRATLERKVASEPGVRTFARVSLSEDESDGDGDESADALPTATPTRASGSGILSSVALADGWVVVPEPREGLDAGETVDVELWEVTE; this is encoded by the coding sequence ATGAGCCACGACAGACGCGAGTCCGGGTTCAAGCGACGGACCCGGGTCGCGGACGCGAGGGCGACGCTGCTCGACGCCGTCACCCCCCTCGACCGGACGGAATCGGTCCCGGTTGAGGCGGCGGACGGCCGTGTCGTCGCCGAACCGATCGATGCGCCCGCGCCGGTTCCGGGGTACGACCGGGCCGCGATGGACGGGTACGCGGTCCGCGCGAGCGACACCTTCGGTGCGGGCGACCGCTCGCCCGCGGTCCTCGCGGCCAAGCCCGCCGAATCGGACGCGGTCGCGCCCGGCGAGGCCGAGCGCGTTCACACCGGGAGCGCGGTGCCCGAGGGCGCGGACGCGGTCGTGATGATCGAACAGGTGGAAGAAGTCGGCGACGACGTGGAGGTGTTCGACGCGGTCGCGACCGGCGAGAACGTTGGCGAGGCCGGCGAGGACGTCTCCGACGGCCAGCGGCTGTACGAGCCCGGCCACGTCCTGCGCCCCTCCGACCTCGGCCTCCTGCGCTCGGTCGGGCTCGATAGCGTGACCGTCCACGAGCCGCCCGAGGTCGCCGTGATCCCGACCGGCGAGGAGCTGGTCGAGTCCGACCCCGGCCCGGGGGAGGTGATCGAGACGAACGGGCTCACCGTCTCCCGGCTCGTCGAGCGCTGGGGCGGCGAGGCGCGCTACCGCGACGTCGTCACCGACGACCCGGACGCGCTCCGCGAGGCGGTCGCGGCCGACCTCGACGCCGACGTTGTCGTCACCACCGGCGGCTCCTCCGTCGGCGAGCGCGACCTGATCCCCGAGGTCGTCGACGGCCTCGGCGAGGTGCTCGTCCACGGCGTCGCGCTGAAGCCCGGTCACCCGGTGTGTCTCGGTCAGGCCGAGGGGACGCCGATCGTCTCCTTACCCGGCTACCCGGTCGCGTGTATCGTCAACGCGGCGCAGTTCCTCCGGCCCGCCCTGAAGCGCGCGGGGGGGACCGAGGCCGAGCCGTTCCCGACGCGCCGCGCGACGCTCGAACGGAAGGTCGCCAGCGAGCCCGGCGTGCGGACGTTCGCGCGGGTGTCGCTCTCTGAGGACGAAAGCGACGGAGACGGCGACGAGAGCGCCGACGCCCTCCCGACCGCGACGCCGACGCGCGCAAGCGGCTCCGGCATCCTCTCGAGCGTCGCGCTCGCGGACGGCTGGGTCGTCGTCCCCGAGCCGCGGGAGGGGCTCGACGCGGGCGAGACCGTCGACGTGGAGCTGTGGGAGGTGACCGAATGA
- a CDS encoding CehA/McbA family metallohydrolase: MSSVTVSIDPHVHSEGSYDGHEPVELILEHAAEIGLDAVVITDHDVIRESKRAAAIASEYGLIGIPGVEVSTAHGHLLAIGIDRMPPRGRSYAETVRWIRDRGGVAIVPHPFQRSRHGVRQRNIPTPGSAADADEPVAADGAPEGEGVEADPDPDPGPAAAVAEVDAIEVFNAWLFTGYRNRRARRFAAEHGYPGVAASDAHHLQYVGRAFTELTVEGAESVREVTADDVLAAIRRGTTTVEGRRAPIRMAAKHYVGAAGRRSAYYARTGAARGARATKRTAVDGAVAAKVAALQSIHRTRRLLSWFA, encoded by the coding sequence GTGTCCAGCGTCACCGTCAGTATCGACCCGCACGTCCACTCTGAAGGGAGCTACGACGGCCACGAGCCGGTCGAGCTGATACTCGAACACGCGGCCGAGATCGGGCTCGACGCGGTCGTCATCACCGACCACGACGTGATCCGGGAGTCGAAACGCGCCGCGGCGATCGCCTCCGAGTACGGGCTGATCGGCATTCCCGGCGTGGAGGTGTCGACCGCACACGGGCACCTGCTCGCGATCGGCATCGACCGGATGCCGCCCCGCGGGCGCTCGTACGCCGAGACAGTCCGCTGGATCCGCGACCGCGGCGGGGTCGCCATCGTCCCCCATCCGTTCCAGCGATCGCGTCACGGCGTCCGCCAGCGCAACATCCCGACGCCCGGGTCGGCCGCGGACGCGGACGAACCCGTCGCGGCCGACGGCGCCCCGGAAGGCGAAGGCGTCGAAGCTGACCCGGACCCGGATCCGGGACCAGCCGCGGCGGTCGCCGAGGTGGACGCGATCGAAGTGTTCAACGCGTGGCTGTTCACCGGGTACCGCAACCGTCGCGCGCGGCGGTTCGCGGCCGAACACGGCTACCCCGGCGTCGCCGCGAGCGACGCGCATCACCTCCAGTACGTCGGCCGGGCGTTCACGGAGCTGACGGTCGAAGGCGCCGAGTCGGTCCGCGAGGTCACGGCCGACGACGTGCTGGCGGCGATCCGCCGCGGCACGACGACCGTCGAGGGGCGCCGCGCGCCGATCCGGATGGCGGCGAAACACTACGTCGGTGCGGCCGGGCGCCGCTCGGCGTACTACGCGCGGACCGGCGCGGCCCGCGGCGCGCGGGCCACCAAGCGGACCGCGGTGGACGGTGCGGTGGCCGCGAAGGTCGCCGCGCTCCAGTCGATCCACCGCACGCGGCGGCTCCTCTCCTGGTTCGCCTGA
- a CDS encoding MaoC family dehydratase codes for MPGLYYEEFEVGETIEHAKRRTISEADNQRFCDMTMNQQPLHLDADFAEETQFGERLVNGLYTMSLAVGISIPETTDGTIVANLSYDDVEHPNPVFHGDTIRAQSTVTDKRETSDGERGVVTMRVEAFKVVDGDDDILVCELERTVLSEKRPEDAESDADD; via the coding sequence ATGCCCGGACTGTACTACGAGGAGTTCGAGGTCGGCGAGACCATCGAGCACGCGAAGCGACGGACGATAAGCGAGGCCGACAACCAGCGCTTCTGCGATATGACGATGAACCAGCAGCCGCTCCACCTCGACGCCGACTTCGCCGAGGAGACCCAGTTCGGCGAGCGACTGGTGAACGGGCTGTACACGATGTCGCTCGCGGTCGGCATATCCATCCCGGAGACGACCGACGGCACCATCGTCGCGAACCTCTCGTACGACGACGTCGAACACCCGAACCCGGTGTTCCACGGGGACACGATCCGCGCGCAATCGACGGTCACCGACAAGCGGGAGACGAGCGACGGCGAGCGCGGCGTCGTCACCATGCGCGTGGAGGCGTTCAAGGTCGTCGACGGCGACGACGACATCCTCGTCTGCGAGCTCGAGCGGACGGTGCTCTCCGAGAAGCGGCCGGAAGACGCCGAGAGCGACGCGGACGACTGA
- the cyaB gene encoding class IV adenylate cyclase has protein sequence MYEVEIKVPADLEATRERLREAGAERVDARRQRDTYYDAPHREFAETDEALRIRRETPLAEDGGSSSEGEAPSDAEPAASATVTYKGPLIEAASKTRTEHETGVDDGEALAAVLSGLGFEPAATVEKRREFWSYDGFTVTLDAVTGLDEYVEIEREVAEEGEVDTAREAAIAALDRLGLDADEQVRTSYLGLLLAGEED, from the coding sequence ATGTACGAGGTCGAGATCAAGGTCCCGGCCGACCTGGAGGCGACGCGGGAGCGACTCCGCGAGGCCGGCGCCGAGCGCGTCGACGCGCGCCGCCAGCGCGACACCTACTACGACGCGCCGCACCGCGAGTTCGCCGAGACGGACGAGGCGCTCCGGATCCGGCGCGAGACGCCGCTGGCGGAGGACGGGGGATCGTCGTCGGAGGGAGAGGCGCCGTCGGACGCCGAACCCGCCGCGTCTGCGACGGTTACTTATAAAGGCCCGCTCATCGAGGCGGCCTCGAAGACGCGGACCGAACACGAGACGGGCGTCGACGACGGCGAGGCGCTCGCTGCGGTCCTCTCGGGGCTCGGCTTCGAGCCGGCCGCGACCGTCGAGAAGCGCCGCGAGTTCTGGTCGTACGACGGGTTCACGGTGACGCTCGACGCCGTCACCGGGCTCGACGAGTACGTCGAGATCGAGCGGGAGGTCGCGGAAGAGGGCGAGGTCGACACGGCGCGCGAGGCGGCGATAGCGGCGCTCGACCGGCTCGGCCTCGACGCGGACGAGCAGGTCCGGACCTCCTACCTCGGGCTGCTGCTGGCGGGCGAGGAGGACTGA
- a CDS encoding FKBP-type peptidyl-prolyl cis-trans isomerase has translation MSDQEQADAADEAEESETETDAGGLEDGDFVRVAYTIRTADDGRVIDTTDEETAEDAEIDTDEYDFEPRIIALGAGHVFPTVEEAFVGGAVGDEGTIDVPAEDAFGEYDPDEVETVKADKIPEDDRYPGAQVQIDNQQGHLETIIGGRARVDFNHPLAGEDLEYEYEILEAIDDREEQAAGMLGMYLQEAPEVRIETETEEEETVTEDDDGEETVETEEVEKDVLYVTATQAMQMNQQWMFQKQQIAQDLMDRLDLDRVVIEEVIEGGGMGGLGGMMGGMGGAGGGDVDIEEALEDVDVDADEIVDEIDEE, from the coding sequence ATGAGCGATCAGGAGCAAGCGGACGCGGCCGACGAGGCCGAGGAGAGCGAGACCGAGACTGACGCCGGCGGACTCGAGGACGGCGACTTCGTCCGCGTCGCGTACACGATCCGCACGGCCGACGACGGCCGCGTCATCGACACGACCGACGAGGAGACGGCCGAGGACGCCGAGATCGACACCGACGAGTACGACTTCGAACCCCGCATCATCGCGCTCGGCGCCGGGCACGTGTTCCCCACCGTCGAGGAGGCGTTCGTCGGCGGCGCCGTCGGCGACGAGGGCACGATCGACGTCCCCGCCGAGGACGCCTTCGGCGAGTACGACCCCGACGAGGTCGAGACGGTCAAGGCCGACAAGATCCCCGAGGACGACCGCTACCCCGGCGCGCAGGTCCAGATCGACAACCAGCAGGGCCACCTCGAGACGATCATCGGCGGCCGCGCCCGCGTCGACTTCAACCACCCGCTGGCCGGCGAGGACCTCGAGTACGAGTACGAGATCCTCGAAGCGATCGACGACCGCGAAGAGCAGGCCGCCGGCATGCTCGGGATGTACCTCCAGGAGGCCCCCGAGGTCCGTATCGAGACGGAGACCGAGGAGGAGGAGACCGTCACCGAGGACGACGACGGCGAGGAGACCGTCGAGACCGAGGAGGTCGAGAAGGACGTCCTCTACGTCACGGCGACGCAGGCGATGCAGATGAACCAGCAGTGGATGTTCCAGAAACAGCAGATCGCGCAGGACCTCATGGACCGCCTCGACCTCGACCGCGTGGTCATCGAGGAGGTCATCGAGGGCGGCGGCATGGGCGGTCTCGGCGGCATGATGGGCGGCATGGGCGGCGCCGGCGGCGGCGACGTCGACATCGAGGAGGCGCTCGAAGACGTCGACGTCGACGCCGACGAGATCGTCGACGAGATCGACGAAGAGTAG
- a CDS encoding RAD55 family ATPase produces METLPTGISVLDRQFGGGLPSGSVVVLKANPDSQSELILNRFARVRECRYLTTVRSADAVAAALSRDGDEETSVEATDDAGDLHELASLTDDLPEEGTLIVDSVGPVEESASPAAYAEFLDDVRSRVVDAGGVALLHALRGGEDPRTRRVTEQVADVVFDLRTTVTGTEIANRLVVPKFRGGAALEEPLKLKLTDEVAVDTSRDIA; encoded by the coding sequence ATGGAGACGCTTCCGACTGGGATCTCGGTGCTGGACCGACAGTTCGGCGGAGGGCTCCCGAGCGGTAGCGTCGTCGTGTTGAAGGCGAACCCCGACAGCCAGTCCGAACTCATCTTGAACCGGTTCGCCCGGGTCCGGGAGTGCCGCTACCTGACGACCGTCCGGTCCGCCGACGCGGTGGCCGCGGCGCTCAGCCGCGACGGCGACGAGGAGACGAGCGTCGAGGCCACGGACGACGCCGGCGACCTCCACGAGTTGGCGTCGCTGACCGACGATCTCCCCGAGGAGGGCACGCTGATCGTCGACTCCGTGGGGCCGGTAGAAGAGAGCGCGTCCCCGGCGGCGTACGCCGAGTTCCTCGACGACGTGCGGTCGCGGGTGGTCGACGCCGGCGGCGTCGCGCTGCTCCACGCGCTCCGCGGCGGCGAGGACCCGCGGACGCGACGCGTCACGGAGCAGGTCGCGGACGTGGTGTTCGACCTCCGCACCACCGTCACCGGGACCGAGATCGCGAACCGCCTTGTCGTCCCCAAGTTCCGGGGTGGCGCCGCCCTCGAAGAGCCGCTGAAGCTGAAGCTCACCGACGAGGTCGCCGTCGACACGAGCCGCGACATCGCCTGA